A genome region from Halobacterium hubeiense includes the following:
- the cas8b gene encoding type I-B CRISPR-associated protein Cas8b/Csh1: MSLLPEPSTFENDYDDEELASELPDRPITSLRDLQYVYGRLYTLATAGGGEYAAYLTPEKSTDLFDEPESLLYLRIDLSGNEPRLDPDQPVGVESYGKGKVEAVAHSWYDSARGFDHSVTHRTGKSKEPEKVAEYLHERLTSWAADDVIQEAAADHEDRWIVDALAALGESEGLRERIETAVDEQLDGKTTALTTVAVKLDSDGEYLLPGEASSVFNEAMRARKRSKLVSKGEATNSVGEATDLVTGSRGPTVGTAEDPLNYFLGKQLEKFPGFDPDEAWRTHPVSEDVAVTLMNASTFVDACDYYTMGANIYYLPYFFGRLDPADARDLYGLLYDLVHAGEMSPLESAYRSYQDTPRLQEAGERFRFYVAAVMEHQTKRFDVFGDSMDGTLFSPVELTRAHQRVLRSWLYDAEGDVDHPDPGLRAAFPTPDNWDIFVPEESALLSILATGWYFEQTFAPADDDDASADDYRIRALVAVLSSEPLDVEKVLTEYVERLLEDEGEEFPSFRVSAQYAQLCALAEAGLLTGRDAYEPVAEPRQLTHDHTDDMQQDTPARADGGNVAAARETKLEQFLEQTPALAADQPERRGSFLLGVLVGQVTGYQQVSEGRSTTLIDQYPIKAVTESKLKRLASDVLDKNVVYSRENNMAGTMYREVVDRLVTTLPQIDIDGDWELDTTDLRFYYSLGVAYGMNNWASSDDEQADDQPETAEEEA, translated from the coding sequence ATGAGCCTGCTCCCGGAGCCGTCGACGTTCGAGAATGACTATGACGACGAGGAACTGGCAAGTGAACTCCCGGACCGGCCGATCACCTCACTCCGCGACCTCCAGTACGTCTACGGCCGTCTGTACACGCTTGCGACCGCGGGGGGTGGCGAATACGCGGCCTACCTGACGCCGGAGAAATCCACGGACCTGTTCGATGAACCGGAGAGCCTACTCTATCTCCGCATCGATCTGAGTGGGAACGAGCCCCGCTTGGACCCTGACCAGCCAGTCGGCGTCGAGAGCTACGGTAAGGGGAAAGTCGAGGCGGTTGCCCACTCGTGGTACGACTCCGCGCGTGGGTTCGACCATAGCGTCACCCACCGAACGGGCAAGAGCAAAGAGCCCGAAAAGGTCGCGGAGTATCTCCACGAGCGACTCACTTCGTGGGCTGCCGACGACGTGATCCAAGAGGCTGCCGCCGATCACGAAGACAGGTGGATCGTCGACGCACTCGCTGCACTCGGCGAGAGTGAGGGGCTTAGAGAGCGCATCGAGACGGCCGTCGACGAACAGCTCGACGGGAAGACCACGGCGCTCACGACTGTCGCAGTCAAACTCGATTCTGACGGTGAGTATCTCCTCCCGGGTGAGGCGAGTTCGGTGTTCAACGAAGCAATGCGGGCGCGCAAGCGATCGAAGCTCGTCTCAAAGGGTGAAGCCACGAACTCCGTGGGTGAGGCGACCGATCTCGTGACCGGTAGCCGAGGCCCGACCGTCGGGACGGCTGAAGATCCGCTGAACTACTTCCTCGGCAAGCAGCTCGAGAAATTCCCCGGGTTCGATCCGGACGAGGCATGGCGGACGCACCCAGTCTCGGAAGACGTTGCAGTGACGCTGATGAACGCGAGTACGTTCGTCGACGCCTGCGACTACTACACGATGGGAGCGAACATCTACTACCTTCCGTACTTCTTCGGGCGGCTCGATCCGGCAGACGCGAGGGACCTCTACGGACTTCTCTACGACCTGGTACACGCCGGAGAGATGAGTCCGCTCGAGAGCGCCTATCGAAGCTATCAGGACACCCCGCGACTGCAGGAAGCGGGAGAACGCTTCCGGTTCTACGTCGCCGCGGTGATGGAACACCAGACGAAGCGCTTCGACGTGTTCGGCGACAGCATGGACGGAACGCTGTTCTCACCCGTCGAGCTCACCAGAGCCCACCAGCGGGTACTTCGGTCGTGGCTGTACGACGCGGAAGGTGACGTCGACCACCCCGATCCGGGGCTTCGAGCCGCGTTCCCGACACCGGACAACTGGGACATCTTCGTTCCGGAGGAGTCGGCATTGCTGAGCATCCTTGCAACTGGCTGGTACTTCGAACAGACGTTCGCGCCGGCCGATGACGACGACGCAAGCGCCGACGACTACCGAATCCGTGCGCTCGTGGCTGTACTCTCGAGCGAGCCGCTCGATGTCGAGAAGGTGCTCACAGAGTACGTGGAACGATTGCTCGAGGACGAGGGCGAGGAGTTCCCGAGCTTCCGTGTCTCCGCACAGTACGCACAGCTCTGTGCGCTCGCCGAAGCGGGGCTTCTCACCGGACGCGACGCGTACGAACCGGTCGCAGAGCCGCGGCAGTTGACACACGATCATACAGACGATATGCAACAGGACACACCAGCCCGAGCCGACGGCGGGAACGTCGCCGCGGCCCGGGAGACGAAGCTCGAACAGTTCCTTGAACAGACACCCGCTCTCGCGGCGGATCAGCCCGAACGGCGTGGCAGTTTCCTCCTCGGCGTACTGGTCGGCCAAGTGACCGGCTACCAGCAGGTGAGCGAGGGACGCTCGACGACGCTCATCGACCAGTACCCGATCAAGGCCGTCACGGAGTCGAAGCTAAAGCGTCTCGCGAGCGACGTGCTCGATAAGAACGTCGTCTACTCCCGGGAGAACAACATGGCGGGGACAATGTACCGCGAGGTCGTCGATCGGCTGGTGACGACGCTCCCCCAGATCGACATCGACGGCGACTGGGAGCTCGACACGACCGATCTCCGATTCTACTACTCGCTCGGAGTCGCCTACGGAATGAACAACTGGGCGAGCAGCGACGACGAACAGGCCGACGACCAGCCCGAAACTGCGGAGGAAGAAGCATGA
- the cas6 gene encoding CRISPR-associated endoribonuclease Cas6, giving the protein MRLLVRLHARADTAYDNAYHPKLRGRIWQALQGTEYEQYHDENRPPGFNYSNPFPPGDMQEGDERTLLISAPQEQLLADVAEDLTADRELNIGQMPFHIDELTSLSPDVGEPGSSGTIETGTGLLVRIPPWRCDDYGIENPGEEAVYWQPEHTIEPLREQLEANLDQKHDLFSPDYLPGPSDTEGDLFEGYELLKTFAVPLQVTADQELTFVLSKWQFDYTVRDDDHRRHLNLALDCGLGERNALGLGFCNLVEKRNPYGKPAAEVHG; this is encoded by the coding sequence GTGAGATTACTAGTACGGTTACACGCGCGGGCTGATACCGCATACGACAACGCGTATCACCCCAAGCTCCGAGGTAGGATCTGGCAAGCGTTGCAGGGCACGGAGTACGAACAGTATCATGACGAAAACCGCCCACCGGGATTCAATTACAGTAACCCCTTCCCGCCGGGAGATATGCAGGAAGGAGACGAGCGAACTCTGCTGATTTCGGCCCCGCAAGAGCAATTACTGGCCGATGTTGCAGAAGACCTGACCGCCGATCGCGAGCTCAATATCGGCCAGATGCCGTTCCATATCGACGAACTCACGTCACTGTCACCGGATGTCGGCGAACCTGGGAGCAGCGGGACGATCGAGACTGGCACTGGACTCCTCGTGCGCATCCCACCATGGCGTTGTGACGATTATGGAATTGAGAACCCCGGCGAAGAGGCGGTGTATTGGCAGCCAGAACATACAATCGAGCCACTGCGAGAGCAGCTCGAGGCGAATCTCGACCAGAAACACGATCTATTCAGCCCGGACTACCTTCCGGGCCCAAGCGACACTGAGGGTGATCTCTTCGAGGGGTACGAGCTACTGAAGACGTTCGCCGTCCCGCTCCAAGTGACCGCAGATCAGGAGCTGACCTTCGTACTCTCGAAGTGGCAGTTCGACTATACCGTCCGAGACGACGACCATCGACGCCACCTCAACCTCGCACTGGACTGCGGGCTCGGGGAACGAAACGCGCTGGGGCTGGGATTCTGTAACCTGGTCGAAAAGCGCAACCCGTACGGCAAACCAGCGGCGGAGGTCCATGGATGA
- a CDS encoding VirB4 family type IV secretion system protein, giving the protein MLSHTAVTTVAAVSLPVVGPTSPILLAGGIIAVIAILGVVAAIARKAGLVSSNQTFVDDHNTAADAATDQEPVEQATEETPAPSTANEPPSERTNADASVAEVETLDDEMQVLDDRGERQLSGMAPRHIREDEDYYEHLRIDDHYTRSYFIDGWPDSVSDGQFHGLFSQPGLDFDIALHIDPLDSPHALEDLKERIRELESEYELLADDGQTIEARDVERKLQDYQSMRDAIRDTNAEFVDVSMYVTVAADSKDELDRVSDQFEDTLQENGLRSILKTKDQERTLRSTSPIAKDELEKKHSMMGGAIGAMLPFSSGTLIQDEGIPIGVHAENSSPIIYDRFTHDRGYNMLTIGNIGAGKSFSTKLHLLRHKLYDDDTIVIMLDPLRGFAGLNSALDGQQIVVGGDFALNPLEIKEPPESVKENPQVNPGTAKMKDLKSFFESFFDMRGEELGEKWTTLQRALRTAYHERGIDLDDPDTHARQSPTIREDVIPILLEMVTDVEEHSIIQDIIDDETTIEEVLNAAQEVTEEERKRAAELLLAMEPFLEGGALANLGESSDFDIGSEDVVWLDLQQQESRGGLGLMMNLLFSAVYERAKQTDKEVIFAIDEARYIMRDKAALEFLEQAVRHSRHYDLSIQFITQTVDEFFQHEEAEAIADQCDHKLFFHTEGLDNEVASKVGMSETEAQFVRTATPGDEERGYSEAAFGVADEGWYPVHISANPKEAAVVDLDPDEDIRAALPGMNDDEVVPEEVQEIREQLLEKYSDEVEVEVKPEKLVPEIRAIGEDGDEVIVDQDEIRRSGPNLDKIVSDALDLADDEGGNEESSSDDSDRESLNRLFDQLENGESDSDEDE; this is encoded by the coding sequence ATGCTCAGTCATACCGCCGTCACCACCGTTGCTGCCGTATCGCTCCCGGTCGTCGGCCCCACCAGCCCGATTCTCCTCGCAGGAGGCATCATCGCGGTCATCGCAATTCTGGGGGTGGTTGCAGCTATCGCGAGGAAAGCCGGCCTCGTTTCGTCCAACCAGACATTCGTCGACGACCACAACACAGCCGCAGACGCAGCCACGGACCAAGAACCAGTCGAGCAAGCCACTGAGGAAACGCCGGCGCCGTCGACAGCCAACGAGCCGCCCAGCGAACGCACGAACGCCGATGCCTCGGTGGCCGAGGTCGAGACGCTGGACGACGAGATGCAGGTCCTCGATGACCGCGGGGAACGCCAACTCTCGGGCATGGCTCCACGCCACATCCGCGAAGATGAGGACTACTACGAACACCTCCGGATTGACGACCACTACACGCGCTCGTACTTCATCGACGGGTGGCCGGATAGTGTCTCAGACGGCCAGTTCCACGGCCTGTTCAGCCAGCCCGGCCTCGATTTCGATATCGCACTCCACATCGACCCGCTTGATTCCCCGCACGCGCTTGAGGACCTGAAAGAGCGGATTCGAGAATTGGAGTCCGAGTACGAACTGCTTGCCGACGACGGCCAGACTATCGAAGCCCGTGACGTCGAACGGAAGTTACAGGACTACCAGTCGATGCGGGACGCCATCCGTGATACTAACGCGGAGTTCGTCGACGTTTCGATGTACGTCACCGTCGCCGCAGACAGCAAGGACGAATTAGACCGCGTTAGCGACCAATTCGAGGATACGCTTCAGGAGAACGGGCTACGGTCCATCCTGAAGACGAAAGACCAAGAGCGAACCCTACGGTCGACGTCGCCCATCGCGAAGGACGAGCTCGAGAAGAAGCACTCGATGATGGGCGGAGCGATTGGGGCGATGCTCCCGTTCAGCAGCGGCACGCTCATCCAAGACGAAGGCATTCCGATTGGGGTTCACGCGGAGAACTCCAGCCCGATTATCTACGACCGATTCACCCACGACCGTGGGTACAACATGCTCACCATCGGGAACATCGGCGCCGGGAAGTCGTTCTCCACGAAGCTGCATTTGCTCCGGCACAAACTCTACGACGACGACACGATTGTCATCATGCTGGACCCGCTCCGTGGATTCGCCGGCCTCAATAGCGCGCTAGACGGCCAGCAGATCGTCGTCGGCGGCGACTTCGCACTCAACCCCTTGGAAATCAAGGAACCGCCGGAGAGCGTCAAGGAGAATCCACAGGTGAATCCGGGGACGGCGAAGATGAAGGACCTCAAGTCCTTCTTCGAGTCGTTCTTCGACATGCGCGGCGAGGAGCTGGGCGAGAAGTGGACCACCCTCCAGCGCGCACTCCGTACGGCCTACCACGAGCGCGGTATCGACCTTGACGACCCCGACACCCACGCCCGCCAGTCTCCGACGATCCGGGAGGACGTCATTCCGATTCTCTTGGAGATGGTGACGGACGTTGAGGAACACTCTATCATCCAAGATATTATCGACGACGAGACGACCATCGAGGAGGTCCTGAACGCCGCGCAGGAGGTGACTGAGGAAGAGCGAAAGCGGGCGGCAGAACTGTTGCTCGCGATGGAACCATTCCTTGAGGGTGGCGCACTTGCGAACCTCGGCGAATCCTCGGATTTCGATATCGGGAGCGAGGACGTGGTGTGGTTGGACCTCCAGCAGCAGGAGTCCCGCGGCGGCCTCGGCCTAATGATGAATCTCCTGTTCTCTGCGGTCTACGAGCGGGCGAAGCAGACGGACAAGGAGGTGATTTTCGCGATTGACGAGGCCCGGTACATCATGCGGGACAAAGCCGCCCTGGAATTCCTTGAGCAGGCGGTGCGGCACTCCCGTCACTACGACCTCAGTATTCAGTTTATCACGCAGACCGTCGACGAGTTCTTCCAGCACGAGGAAGCCGAGGCGATTGCCGACCAGTGCGACCACAAGCTGTTCTTCCACACGGAAGGTCTAGATAATGAGGTTGCGTCGAAGGTCGGGATGAGTGAGACGGAAGCCCAGTTCGTGCGGACAGCTACACCCGGTGACGAGGAACGTGGATACTCGGAGGCGGCATTCGGGGTGGCGGACGAGGGCTGGTATCCCGTTCATATCAGCGCGAATCCGAAGGAAGCGGCTGTTGTTGACCTTGATCCGGACGAGGATATTCGAGCCGCACTCCCGGGGATGAACGACGACGAGGTAGTGCCTGAGGAGGTACAGGAGATTCGCGAACAGCTCCTTGAGAAGTATAGTGACGAAGTGGAGGTTGAAGTGAAGCCGGAGAAGCTGGTGCCGGAGATTCGGGCGATTGGCGAGGATGGCGACGAGGTGATTGTCGACCAAGACGAGATACGGCGGTCCGGCCCGAATCTCGATAAGATTGTCTCGGACGCCCTGGACCTCGCAGACGACGAAGGCGGTAACGAGGAAAGTAGCAGCGATGATTCGGATAGAGAGTCGCTGAATCGGTTGTTCGACCAGCTTGAGAACGGCGAATCTGACTCGGATGAGGACGAGTAG
- a CDS encoding HVO_A0114 family putative DNA-binding protein, whose translation MPTLKVTVGKRDRLDQHTRSRIKAAQEGEDLDDAQPVLNFESYAELSRLLSPKNLELLETISEHDPESISEATELVDRDYKQVHQNLSELEDIGVITFEHSDTGQANQPKLAYDGLEIDLPFAGSNGSVSTAAP comes from the coding sequence ATGCCCACACTCAAAGTTACCGTCGGCAAACGCGACCGTCTCGACCAGCATACGCGGAGCCGCATCAAGGCTGCTCAAGAAGGCGAAGACCTCGACGACGCCCAGCCCGTACTGAATTTCGAGTCGTATGCGGAACTCAGTCGACTTCTCAGCCCGAAGAACCTAGAGCTGTTGGAGACAATCTCCGAGCACGACCCAGAAAGCATCAGCGAAGCCACCGAACTGGTGGACCGAGACTACAAACAAGTCCATCAGAACCTCTCTGAACTCGAAGATATCGGCGTCATCACGTTCGAACACAGTGACACAGGCCAAGCGAACCAACCAAAGCTGGCCTATGATGGTCTCGAAATTGACCTTCCCTTTGCGGGGTCAAACGGGAGCGTCAGTACAGCAGCTCCGTGA
- a CDS encoding type IV secretory system conjugative DNA transfer family protein, with product MTGDQYAVTIEDVERAGQYEVVANTRGEGPVAGKKARRMFERAAKEPERPLWIGYDDTARNGFREAPVRFPALRRHLWVSGTTGAGKTTQLQNKAVQHAYAGHGFCNIDPKASGDTIELLQQLPEHRLDDVILLEPGSPEFEKTIGINMLDVPAIEDETRREKEIESRLENLVAIFDNDEYWGVNMQAVTESMGRAMLRRNAEISLDPDGDPSAKYSVIDMYFVLLNAERRANFAMEVDDPYLREFLMEIAEMDDDDLRPLTKRIKAWVENAIVRKIIARRESTIDWDEIVDDDLILLVRIPVDSEDIHQMISLSVLRNLWSAKKRQDRNPERETKPYFLQVDEFEKVANDNLAIEDMLVRARSMWLSVTLGTQYPGQIEQDHEGVMRAMENNCNTLLAMRTPGGDDAGILMRRFDGYSASDLMDTNYYRTWTKIPLEGGRESEPVNLKNFAPYPPLRSEEDVRDVIRDSLDQWGADPLSDAEIQRELKYGDYNEAVDPTAAPAADMNPDAAALDGDGVDVDDLPEDTILEGVYAAQVQHEDEETLVEASLATEEVEKRLGDTGYQSQLSNVYEELATVKRGRRSGEVVVGLTPEGRTRVFSADTGSSASGGGDDHRYILQESFRAFTRLGALTHLPTQEGEELPDGVADLPIDPLADAETVEDVHELEAELEREYPELYELAGARDIAIEAETSTIKKPMQTLTNLRKAIEGDRLCVFTCKDATASGHEITYWPRRGEQIIFDVEGGEIDYGTINCVNPEGPKGGREFYNKTSKYRLGEEQFAVQPATEERTELDWLEQDGEVIARVSNGYEAARFDSLDAVTNPSPSDVNAYRAKTDEGEWFVQEGSERHGPYPSLSELREDWDDLYAPFIPEHEFPREPTPEDFVFVVFPDDDNDEYSEPMLYEQGELRPLFSEDRDAPESSTMDVEQETSDEDTGEVEDVEAEASMEDREQGASGAGDSERAKSRPESDDRQPRPNPPTSEKIEQATKQAAVDPDANTTAEHSHSESDSGEDSGDGEDSGGLFDRL from the coding sequence TTGACCGGCGACCAGTACGCAGTCACCATCGAGGACGTTGAGCGCGCCGGCCAGTACGAAGTCGTCGCGAACACTCGCGGAGAGGGACCGGTCGCCGGGAAGAAGGCTCGCCGGATGTTCGAGCGCGCCGCTAAGGAACCGGAACGGCCGCTCTGGATTGGTTACGACGACACCGCCCGCAACGGCTTCCGTGAAGCCCCCGTCCGGTTCCCAGCACTCCGCCGCCACCTCTGGGTCAGCGGCACCACCGGCGCCGGGAAAACCACCCAGCTACAGAACAAGGCCGTCCAGCACGCCTACGCCGGCCACGGCTTCTGCAACATCGACCCGAAAGCCAGCGGCGACACGATTGAACTCCTCCAACAGCTCCCCGAACACCGCCTCGATGACGTCATCCTCCTCGAACCCGGCTCCCCGGAGTTCGAGAAGACCATCGGCATCAATATGCTCGATGTACCCGCTATCGAGGACGAAACCCGCCGCGAGAAGGAAATTGAGAGTCGGTTGGAGAACTTGGTCGCGATCTTCGACAACGACGAATACTGGGGCGTGAACATGCAGGCGGTCACGGAGTCGATGGGCCGCGCGATGCTCCGCCGCAACGCTGAAATTTCGCTTGACCCTGACGGTGACCCCTCCGCGAAGTACAGCGTTATCGATATGTATTTCGTGCTGTTGAACGCTGAGCGCCGCGCTAACTTCGCGATGGAGGTTGACGACCCCTACCTCAGAGAGTTCCTGATGGAGATTGCGGAGATGGACGACGACGACCTCCGTCCACTCACGAAACGCATCAAGGCGTGGGTGGAGAACGCGATCGTTCGGAAAATCATCGCCCGGCGGGAGTCGACGATAGACTGGGACGAGATCGTCGACGACGACCTGATTCTTCTCGTCAGGATTCCGGTTGACAGCGAGGACATCCACCAGATGATATCGCTATCTGTCCTCCGGAATCTGTGGAGCGCGAAGAAACGCCAAGACCGCAACCCCGAACGCGAGACGAAGCCGTACTTCCTGCAGGTCGACGAGTTCGAGAAGGTCGCCAACGACAACCTCGCTATCGAGGATATGCTGGTGCGGGCGCGCTCCATGTGGCTGTCCGTCACGCTCGGGACGCAGTATCCAGGGCAGATTGAGCAAGACCACGAGGGCGTGATGCGGGCGATGGAGAACAACTGCAACACACTACTCGCGATGCGGACGCCCGGCGGCGATGATGCTGGGATTCTGATGCGGCGCTTCGACGGCTACAGCGCCAGCGACCTGATGGACACGAACTACTACCGGACGTGGACGAAAATCCCCCTAGAGGGCGGCCGCGAGTCCGAACCGGTGAACCTCAAGAATTTCGCTCCCTACCCACCACTCCGGTCAGAAGAAGACGTCCGCGACGTGATTCGCGACTCACTGGACCAGTGGGGAGCGGACCCACTGTCGGACGCGGAGATTCAGCGCGAGCTCAAGTACGGCGACTACAACGAGGCCGTCGACCCTACCGCAGCGCCGGCCGCCGATATGAACCCGGACGCGGCTGCCCTCGATGGCGACGGCGTCGACGTCGACGACCTCCCGGAAGACACGATTCTGGAGGGCGTGTACGCCGCCCAAGTCCAGCACGAAGACGAGGAGACGCTGGTCGAGGCGTCACTCGCGACGGAGGAAGTCGAGAAACGGCTGGGGGATACCGGCTACCAGTCGCAGTTGAGCAACGTCTACGAGGAATTAGCGACTGTGAAGCGCGGGCGGCGGTCCGGCGAGGTCGTGGTTGGCCTCACGCCCGAGGGTCGAACACGCGTGTTTAGCGCGGACACAGGGTCGTCAGCCTCCGGCGGGGGCGACGACCATCGGTACATCCTGCAGGAGTCGTTCCGCGCGTTCACACGGCTCGGTGCACTCACACACCTGCCGACGCAGGAAGGCGAGGAGTTACCGGACGGGGTTGCGGACCTCCCCATCGACCCACTCGCAGACGCCGAGACAGTCGAGGACGTCCACGAGCTTGAAGCCGAACTGGAACGCGAGTATCCGGAGCTGTACGAGCTCGCGGGAGCGCGTGATATCGCCATCGAGGCGGAGACGTCGACGATTAAGAAGCCGATGCAGACGCTCACGAACCTGCGGAAGGCCATCGAGGGTGACCGCCTCTGCGTGTTCACCTGTAAGGACGCCACGGCCTCCGGCCACGAGATCACGTACTGGCCGCGGCGTGGGGAGCAGATTATTTTCGATGTTGAAGGGGGAGAGATTGATTACGGGACGATAAACTGTGTCAACCCAGAGGGTCCGAAAGGGGGACGAGAATTCTATAATAAAACAAGTAAGTATAGATTAGGAGAAGAGCAATTCGCGGTACAGCCTGCGACTGAAGAGCGAACTGAGCTAGATTGGCTTGAACAAGACGGGGAAGTCATCGCAAGGGTGTCAAATGGGTATGAAGCAGCGCGGTTTGATAGTCTGGATGCGGTTACAAATCCATCGCCATCCGACGTAAATGCATATCGAGCGAAGACGGATGAAGGCGAATGGTTTGTTCAGGAAGGAAGTGAGCGTCACGGCCCGTATCCATCTCTAAGCGAACTTCGGGAAGATTGGGATGACCTCTACGCGCCGTTCATTCCGGAGCACGAATTCCCACGTGAGCCGACGCCCGAGGATTTCGTGTTCGTGGTGTTCCCCGACGACGACAACGACGAATACAGCGAGCCGATGCTGTACGAGCAAGGCGAGCTTCGGCCGTTGTTCTCCGAGGACCGTGACGCACCCGAGTCGTCGACGATGGACGTCGAGCAGGAGACGTCGGACGAGGATACGGGAGAGGTGGAAGACGTCGAGGCCGAGGCGTCGATGGAGGACCGGGAGCAGGGAGCCAGTGGGGCTGGCGACAGTGAGCGCGCCAAGAGCCGGCCAGAAA